Part of the Citrus sinensis cultivar Valencia sweet orange chromosome 2, DVS_A1.0, whole genome shotgun sequence genome, ATGGGTTTTGGCTTTGCATTTTAGCTCACGTGCTTCTACGAAGCGAGCTTTCTTACTCAAACCATGATGTATcttgaattaatttctttcttatattaattgGAAATGATGCATCCTCTTTTTTGGTGCTTGCCGGCTTTGAACATGGCTGAGTGAGGCAATCTATGTATAGGTGCACTAGTTTGCTGTTATGAGTGGTAACAATGGCTTTATTAAAAGGGCAATAATTTCTTACTgacatatttttttgtctatGGAATTGTTACTTGCAACAGCCGTATTGCTCTATTGGATTTACAAGTTTACAAACATAAACGCTTTGAAATTCTCTTGCTGTCCTACTTCCCTTTCGATTTAATTCTGAGCACACTTCCTATTAATGctgaaatgaaaagaaattctaTTGCAAAGTCAATGCTGGAGTCCATTGCTTGTAATGATTTTGTCTGGAATTCCTAGGATAAAACATTTGTTAAAGCATTCCTAGCAATTTCAGCTAAAAGTTATCATTTTTGCCGTTTGTTTTATAGAACTCAATAATTGAGATTATGTGAGTCAAACTTCCAAGTGTTATTTCTATATTGCAACTAATAAGGTTTGTAATTTCTCAAGCCTAGCCAATCGGTAAATACTCTTTCTTGACAACAATTTTGCAAGCCTTGTTGTACAGTAACAATCTGATACAACTTACAAGCCATGGCATGCACAACAGTGACAATTCCTACCTCTCCAGTTGGCACAGCAGCAAAAGATacttttaaagaatacaatGGGCTTCGCCGATCAGAGTCTGGCAATGACCTTTGTAAACGTGCTGGGATGCAAAGGTCTTATTCTGATAACAATCTTTGTTATTCTGTTAACCGCAATCGTGCAGCATCAAAGTCACCAAAACTAAAGAGCAGCCCCTCAGTTGGGCTCTTCCCTCTTCAGTGCCAGTTATCTAGCTCCATAATTCCAAACTCTGTTCgatcatttttgtttgaccCGGAAACTAGTAAAGATATGAGTATAGTTGACAAGAAGATGAATGTCATTGAGGATTTGGCAGAGAGTAACGaggaagaaatgaaaataaagaaggcAAATTGGGTGGAGAGGTTAATGCAAATAAGAGAAGAATGGGTGAAGAGACAGCAACAACAGAGTGTAGACGGTGAAGAAGTTGGTGATGAGGATGAAAAGGGTTTTTGTCATCCAGACGCTTGTAAGGGTGGCTGTGAGGTTGATTATGGCTCTGAAAATGAAGGAGATGAAATTAGATATGACCGTGAATCCTTCTCAAGATTACTGGCGGAAGTGCCATTGTCTGATACCAAGCTATTTTCTCAGCTTGCTTTCTTATCTAATATGGCTTATGTGATACCAGAGATCAAGgtatacattttttgtttttccttttcttttttcttagcCAAGATTTATTCATActtttcttctcaaattcgAGCCAAAAATGCAAGCTCTATTTAATTGCATATACAGATGAATTTACTGGAAGatacttttataatatggATAACTGTTATTATCAGAATGAGCTATAATTTCCCCTGCAATTACATCTTTTATTAGAACTTGGCTCAATCTCGAAAGTCTTCTAAAAGTTGTTCTTAATCCATCTTGCTCGGATCCAAATAATGACTAACTTATGCAGGCGAATGATTTAAGAAGATATTATGGCCTACATTTTGTAACATCTTCCTTGGAAAAGAAAGCAGAGGCAGCCGCGATAAAAGTTAAGCTCAAACTGGACTCTACTCATGTACCTGTAAACAATCAATCTGCTTCTGAATCTGATACAGAAAAGCATGTGGACTCTGAGCTGAGGACCTCAAGTCGACCATTTGTTGCTTCCAAGATTGCTGCATCAGCTGCATCTTATGTCCAGTCTCGTGCCAAGGACCTTATGTCCCTTGGATGTGAACCCCAAGAGGATACAGGAATAAatccatttgaaattgaagacCAACAACAGGGAGATGGTGGGAATTCACGAGTATATAAGTCAGAGGTGGCTGCTTATGTAGCAGCATCGACAATGACTGCAGTTGTTGCAGCAGGGGAGAAGGAAAAGGAGGAGGCTGCTAAGGACCTTCAGTCACTTCATTCCTCACCCTGTGAATGGTTCATCTGTGATGATTTTAGGACATACACCCGCTGCTTTGTGATTCAGGTCAGTTATCTTTTTAGTTGCTTCATCTTATTGTGTCTCCGGTAAGCCCTGAATCCATTCACCTTTTAATGTTTATGTTAAACTgacttttttaatcttaagaTGGCCTGATGGTAATATTCCTTGAGATGCAGGGATCAGATTCTTTGGCATCTTGGCAGGCAAATCTCTTCTTTGAACCTACTGAATTTGAAGTGAGTAGAAGTGCAGCTTCCACGAGTCTGAATGGCTCCTCAACTCGATGAATTTGTACCGAAATTGgaacaaagaaagaattactatattattaaaagttttatttgtCTTTCTCACAGGGAACGGATGTACTTGTTCACAGAGGAATTTATGAAGCTGCAAAAGGAATATATGAACAATTCATGCCAGAGATCATGGACCATCTAAATAGACATGGTGAACGTGCAAAGCTTCAGTTCACTGGCCATTCACTTGGGGGAAGCCTATCTCTTTTAGTtagcttgatgctattaaatcAAGGGATTGTCAAACCCTCTACTCTTCGACCAATTGTCACTTTTGGCTCACCATTTGTGTTCTGTGGAGGCCAAAAATTACTCAACTACCTTGGATTGGACGAGAATCATGTTCATTGTGTGATGATGCATAGAGATATTGTTCCTAGAGCCTTCTCCTGCAGTTACCCTAACCACGTTGCTTTGGTCCTCAAGAGGTTGAGTGGCACCTTTCGTTCGCATCCTTGTCTCAATAAAAATGTAAGTGTCATCTTTGGTGTTGATGAAAAGAACCCATTGTTCTATTTTCACACTTGCAAGTTTTCTCATTACCCTCTGCTCCATCGGGGTGCTTATGCAGAAACTATTGTATTCTCCACTGGGCAAACTTTTCATTCTCCAACCTGATGAAAAGTTATCTCCTTCACACCCTCTACTTCCTCAAGGGAATGCTCTATATGCTCTTGACAAAACGAAATGTGGCTATTCCACAAGCGCACTGAGGTTCTTCCTCAACTGGCCACACCCACTGGCTACTTTAAGTGATCCTACAGCCTATGGTTCAGATGGTACAATCCTGAGAGACCATGACTCCAGCAATTACTTGAAGGCTGTGCATGGAGTTCTGAGACAACATTCAAGGATGGACCATACAAGGATGGTCTTTTGTAAAGCCAGAAAGCAGAAGAACATGCTATGGCCTCTACTGACTTCACCATCCCCCCACTCCTGGAGCCACGAATATAGCTTGCAGAGCACCAGCTTTATATCCAAGGAGGTTATGACTGGTGTTTGAAGCCATTTCCAGGGTAGCTCATTGGCAGTTCCAACCAGTTTCGCATATGTAGTACTGTCATGTACAAATGCTAAACTTCTTACTCATCTGTGTGTTCACTGACCAATACAcaataaaatgtaaatatttccTACAGCAGtcaatataagaaaattttacatagCTTCTCTATTCAGCAGTTTTAGTGATGGGCATTGTTGAAACCAGTGTAAACACTAATTGATGAATTCACTTCCAGTTTCTGATATCTCATAACATATGAAGCACTTTCATTTGTTGGGTTCCGGGGATTTATGAAAGAACCCAATAGATCGGTAACTTTGtcaattacaatttcactGAGGAAGAGGttgatcaagaattttaaggTTTCGTTGGCTTCAAAAATTGTTCTTGCAAGTACCACTGAGAGTGAAAAAGAACATGGTTTCGAAAATGGACAACGAGAAACTCAAATTCTCAATAAAGAAACCGTGCCATCCATTTATTGTAcctaatttgaattttatcatgtttgttaattttggTATATGGATGTTCTGTGAAAggatatcaaataaaaagttctGCTAAGGTCCCTTGTTGCTCATAATGGCACATTTAGATGCCTGTGCGTCTAAAAGTTAGCATTTCAAACGTTCAGCTCATGAATTGCCAAAGTCTGGTGATCCTATCAGGATTACTTGACAGTAATTAATCAAACAGTTGCAAAGAGAAAAAGGGATTCATTGCATTAGTAATATCTCTCCCTgcaaaaactaaatttttttctttttctagaaGTAATCATATTCTGACAGTTGTAATGCTACTGATCTTTTTACAAAGTTAAGATGATTGCTGCAATAACATTATATCTGCAGCTGTCAGATTTCCCGACTGATCTGCATCAAGGGTTCGGAACCTTTCCATCAAGACCGAAATATCTTCCTCATTGATCTTCCCCATTTCCTTAAGcttatatattacaaattctgCTACACTGTGATGAAGCAAACCATCAAGATACAtcagaaattatgaaaattttactcAAGTCTAAATTATGCAAATTACATGTACCTGACTAATTTGTCATGATCAAGATCTGCAGCCTCAAGATCCGAGAATGTCAATTGTCGCGTAAGAACCCATTTAACGAAAGAATTTTGCCTACTTTGGGTGTATAGTTCAGTAAGGTAAAGAAAGAACTGAGCTAAGCAAATTGTACCACTCAATATCCAAAAGACAGCGAAAAAACGACCCCCTCTAGTTGAGAAACTCATGTCCCCATAACCCAGAGTAGTGATAGTGGAACAAACACAATACAAGGCATCAACAAACTTCAAATCTTCAACAACAGATAAGAAGACAATTCCCGCAATTATAAGCACCAAAAGGATGAATGTTGCAGTAACCAATTTGTATTTGACTTTGTGGGTTTCAACATCCTTAAGAACCTCAGCTGCTGAACCAGAACCAGCACTTGCATTTTCGTAATTGTACATTGCCTTGACCAGAAGAAGCTGCTGCTTTTCAACAAGGTAATCTGCAGCCTTACCAAGAATAAGCCCAACAAGAGCCATGCCAGAGAAAACATAGACACAGGCAAGCAACTTTGCCAATGTGCTATGGGGTACAAGGTCCCCATATCCCACGGTAGTCATTGTCACTATACAAAAGTAAATTGAATCAAGAACCCCGTTTGTTTTCTCACCCTTAATTTGATGCCTGATTAAGAAGAAACAAAGTGCGCCTACGCCCAGATAGCCAACTAACAACAAAAGCACTTGCCTGAACCTGATTTCTTCTTGAGACATCAATGCCGATTCAAGGGGCAAAAGagattttttgtcattttgctCCATGGGTTCATTTAAATTCGGATAATCAACTGGCTTCGATGAAAGCAGAGGCTGTCCTGATCCTGttgcatcatcattatttttgtGAGCCGCCATGAGATCAAGAGAGGCTGCAAAagaattcaattcaatttctcactaaaaagattcaaaacaataaaataaggaGCTTCAATGCAAATGAAACCAGAACGTATAAACCTCTACCCGGGGTAAGAATCTGAATTTTGATTGGTTCCTGTAAGTGGAGTACTAAAAGATGATGCAAAGGAAGTCTAGAAATTGAAGATGTAAAAAGTTAACAAAGGAATTGAAGCTGGAAAGGTGGTGCGGAATGATCATAATACCCGTCAACTTAGGATGTGGATTTTAACGTTCCAAATTCTTCCCCAAGTTTCCCCTCTCGTTGTTATTAGATGTTGTTTATGCATGGGAAAGACAACTATGCAGCAGAAAATCTCGTAGATGAGATCAAACCCAACACCTAAGCATGCTATTATTTAAGATAGTTGCATGCATACATTATATACACTTGCTATATATTgtgtaaattaaatatataatatttatgtgtgtgggcatatatatagagagaatCCGCACTTCGTACGTGAGAATGAATCTAAAACCTTCtaactataaaaaatttcGAAAACTCTGGAGAGTATGGCGCAATCAATTTGGATGGGAACATTTTGCTAGAGTTTGATCaaagtgaaattatagaaaaatccAAGATAAAAAGTCAATAAATCAGAAACATATATGATTGATGGGAATTCAGGAGTGCAATCAGGTTTTCTTTACAATTGTCTCTTTCATAAGAATTCAATCCGAATTTTCCAAATCAAACCTTTATGGATTCACAAGATTACCCCcccttccccccccccccccccccaaaaaaaaatgaatgaataaatttgGGCCTCAGGCAGCCCAATACGCTGTACGATCGAAACTTTAATCTCTTCGTAAGGAGAGTAGAGGTTTTACGAAGAGATTAGAGGGTGCATGCCAATAGctcaattgttttctttttggtctTTGACAAAAGtacaatataattttcttgGCACTCATTTAAGTAAGGCCCTTGTTTTCAACTCGGGAAAAGGACAAACACACCCTCAACGTTTAGATAAAGGGACAAAAACTTCcctaatgtttcaaaaaagacatttacaccataatttattataattttaccattatactcttctagcatataaaaaaattattagattatccagtttgtctatatattgttaatacaattataaatataccttCATTGCCTCattcctctatttaaatttttatcaataaccaattttaaagAAAGACATCtacacatttaaaaaaaattgtaaataaattagaatttataaaaaattggtTATGAataccataataaataacatagaaaATTGGTTATAAATGTACAAGTTTAAATGATTGACATATGGAGAATTGTtaaatatacaagtttaaagtttaaataaaattggttattaataaccaattttattttttaaattataatttatttacaatttttttaggtgTATAGatgtctttttaaaaaattggttattgataaaaatttaaatagaggaattGGGTAATGaaggtatatttataatttttttataatatccaatttttctatttataattttattaacaatatatagacaaattggataatctactaatttttttttatatgctagaagggtataatggtaaaattaaaataaattggggtgtaaatgtcttttttaaaacattaaggGGGTTTTTGTCCCTTTACCTAAACGTTGGGGGTGTGTTTGTCCTTTTCCCTTTCaactcaataaattttaccaacaGAAATATTGGTTGACACCCGCACAAGATGATCAAATTTAAGAGCGAGCAATAATATCTAAAATCCTTGatattcaataaaatcataaataaagacagtttgaaattttgttcGTACGGACCACCGCATTCACATATGTTCAAATCCATTTATGGAATCAGTGTTTGAATGTAACTTGTGATGGCAGCAGGAAGCCAGGAACTTATTCGCTTCAAATTTTAAGGaatattacaataaattgCTGGTTCTATTTGGATTTTTAACACGACAACAGTGTAAAAGATTGTAAATTATGACTTAGATGTAAggaataaatttttctaaaactAAGGAAGCCATGTGTTATCACACCTAGGAagtagaaacaaaaataacttggagctttttaattaaaggatctcctgttggggaaaaatcaggtttttaaaatttttataaaaccttttaaggaccgctctcatataatatataggaataTGTAATtcagaaatcgtaccttgaaaatctgagttggctttttccgctgaagtgatttaggctcctagatcacgatccgccaccaccactcctgttagatcacgatccgtcaccaccacgcttgttagatcacgaactgtctccaatgatcttccaggttatgactcaggttcgatctgcacttgacgtgtgggcgcctttatcactaccaaagcaactagcacgagaaaatttttctctcaacaatggagag contains:
- the LOC102614506 gene encoding phospholipase A1 PLIP1, chloroplastic → MACTTVTIPTSPVGTAAKDTFKEYNGLRRSESGNDLCKRAGMQRSYSDNNLCYSVNRNRAASKSPKLKSSPSVGLFPLQCQLSSSIIPNSVRSFLFDPETSKDMSIVDKKMNVIEDLAESNEEEMKIKKANWVERLMQIREEWVKRQQQQSVDGEEVGDEDEKGFCHPDACKGGCEVDYGSENEGDEIRYDRESFSRLLAEVPLSDTKLFSQLAFLSNMAYVIPEIKANDLRRYYGLHFVTSSLEKKAEAAAIKVKLKLDSTHVPVNNQSASESDTEKHVDSELRTSSRPFVASKIAASAASYVQSRAKDLMSLGCEPQEDTGINPFEIEDQQQGDGGNSRVYKSEVAAYVAASTMTAVVAAGEKEKEEAAKDLQSLHSSPCEWFICDDFRTYTRCFVIQGSDSLASWQANLFFEPTEFEGTDVLVHRGIYEAAKGIYEQFMPEIMDHLNRHGERAKLQFTGHSLGGSLSLLVSLMLLNQGIVKPSTLRPIVTFGSPFVFCGGQKLLNYLGLDENHVHCVMMHRDIVPRAFSCSYPNHVALVLKRLSGTFRSHPCLNKNKLLYSPLGKLFILQPDEKLSPSHPLLPQGNALYALDKTKCGYSTSALRFFLNWPHPLATLSDPTAYGSDGTILRDHDSSNYLKAVHGVLRQHSRMDHTRMVFCKARKQKNMLWPLLTSPSPHSWSHEYSLQSTSFISKEVMTGV
- the LOC102614217 gene encoding two-pore potassium channel 1; its protein translation is MAAHKNNDDATGSGQPLLSSKPVDYPNLNEPMEQNDKKSLLPLESALMSQEEIRFRQVLLLLVGYLGVGALCFFLIRHQIKGEKTNGVLDSIYFCIVTMTTVGYGDLVPHSTLAKLLACVYVFSGMALVGLILGKAADYLVEKQQLLLVKAMYNYENASAGSGSAAEVLKDVETHKVKYKLVTATFILLVLIIAGIVFLSVVEDLKFVDALYCVCSTITTLGYGDMSFSTRGGRFFAVFWILSGTICLAQFFLYLTELYTQSRQNSFVKWVLTRQLTFSDLEAADLDHDKLVSVAEFVIYKLKEMGKINEEDISVLMERFRTLDADQSGNLTAADIMLLQQSS